From Bacteroidales bacterium, one genomic window encodes:
- a CDS encoding BlaI/MecI/CopY family transcriptional regulator translates to MKSKELTKAEEQVMQYLWKIEKAFLKDIVDLFPDPKPAYTTVSTVIRVLVKKGFIGFNSYGKIHEYYPLIAKEDYFQNHVRSIIDNFFNGSAPEFASFFANEQLDLSELEEIKDLIEEKIRNIKKSN, encoded by the coding sequence ATGAAAAGCAAAGAATTAACAAAAGCAGAAGAACAGGTAATGCAATATTTATGGAAAATAGAAAAAGCTTTCCTGAAGGACATTGTAGATCTTTTTCCTGATCCGAAACCGGCTTACACAACTGTGTCAACAGTTATCCGGGTACTGGTAAAAAAAGGATTTATAGGTTTCAATTCTTATGGAAAGATCCATGAATATTATCCATTAATTGCAAAAGAAGACTATTTTCAGAACCATGTAAGATCCATTATCGATAATTTTTTCAATGGTTCTGCGCCCGAGTTTGCATCGTTTTTTGCAAATGAACAACTGGATCTTTCCGAATTGGAAGAAATAAAAGATCTGATCGAAGAAAAAATCAGAAATATCAAAAAAAGTAATTAA
- a CDS encoding TraB/GumN family protein — protein sequence MFIAVGAGHLIGEYGLISLLKKEGYLVEPVTGNDEI from the coding sequence ATATTTATCGCTGTGGGCGCTGGTCATCTAATTGGAGAGTACGGACTTATCAGTTTACTGAAAAAAGAAGGGTATCTTGTTGAACCTGTGACGGGTAATGATGAGATTTAA
- the recA gene encoding recombinase RecA, giving the protein MEDKKDKAKEIQKEKLKSLQLTLDKLDKEFGKGSIMKMSDKVVEQVPSIPTGSIALDVALGIGGLPRGRVIEIYGPESSGKTTLAIHAIAEAQKLGGIAAFIDAEHAFDRSYAQKLGVDMESLYVSQPDNGEQALEIADALIRSSAIDILVIDSVAALTPKAEIEGDMGDSRMGLQARLMSQALRKLTGNISKTNTCCIFINQLREKIGVMFGNPETTTGGNALKFYASVRIDIRKTTAIKDGEDVSGNRVKVKIVKNKLAPPFRRAEFDVIYGEGISRIGEIIDLGITYNIIKKSGSWFSYGDTKLGQGRDAVKQLLADNIELAEELEVKIRAALVSNPNLVED; this is encoded by the coding sequence ATGGAAGATAAAAAAGATAAGGCAAAAGAGATCCAGAAAGAGAAATTGAAATCGCTTCAGTTGACTTTGGATAAGTTGGATAAGGAGTTTGGAAAAGGTTCCATCATGAAAATGAGTGACAAGGTAGTGGAGCAGGTTCCTTCTATTCCGACGGGTTCTATCGCATTGGACGTTGCTTTGGGAATTGGCGGATTGCCTCGTGGAAGAGTGATCGAGATATACGGGCCTGAATCATCAGGGAAAACGACACTGGCGATTCATGCGATTGCTGAAGCCCAGAAATTAGGCGGTATTGCCGCATTCATTGACGCAGAACATGCTTTTGACCGTTCGTATGCGCAAAAATTAGGGGTGGATATGGAATCACTGTATGTATCACAACCGGATAACGGCGAACAGGCGCTTGAAATAGCAGATGCCTTGATCCGTTCCAGCGCTATTGATATTTTGGTGATTGACTCTGTTGCCGCCTTGACGCCCAAAGCTGAAATCGAAGGTGATATGGGTGATTCCCGGATGGGCTTGCAGGCTCGCCTGATGTCGCAGGCACTTCGTAAATTGACAGGCAATATCAGTAAGACCAATACATGTTGTATTTTTATCAATCAGTTGCGTGAAAAAATAGGTGTGATGTTTGGTAATCCCGAAACGACGACGGGAGGTAATGCACTTAAATTTTATGCATCGGTACGCATCGATATCCGCAAAACAACTGCTATTAAGGATGGTGAAGATGTAAGCGGGAACCGGGTAAAAGTAAAGATCGTGAAAAATAAGCTGGCGCCGCCTTTCCGCAGAGCAGAGTTTGATGTTATTTACGGAGAAGGGATTTCCCGTATTGGTGAAATCATAGATCTGGGTATTACTTATAATATCATCAAGAAAAGCGGGTCATGGTTCAGTTATGGTGATACTAAATTAGGACAGGGCCGCGATGCCGTAAAACAATTGCTGGCCGATAATATTGAACTGGCTGAGGAATTAGAAGTAAAAATAAGGGCAGCACTTGTCTCTAACCCTAATCTGGTAGAGGATTAA
- a CDS encoding NAD(+) synthase, with amino-acid sequence MTYHGFVKVAAAVPTLKVADCIHNSEEIRKMIEDASDKKVQVICFPELSVTGYTCGDLFHQQLLTKQAEKAVLYLLEATRHLDIIFIVGAPVRFSGKLFNGAVVCQGGKILGIPAKTYLPNYNEFYEQRWFSSAKKIYHEIITFCGQPVPFGPHLLFKHDDMTFGVEICEDLWAPIPPSSDLSIAGAHIIFNLSASNELTGKNDYLKDLIRQQSARCIAGYVYASAGWGESTTDLVYSGNGIVCENGIIIAQSERFSFSDQLIISEIDIDRLISDRQKINSFSPEDADECQTIRFTFPDPGNFDLSRTIHPLPFVPADDAYHDRCKEIFSIQTGGLGKRLIHTKIKKSVIGISGGLDSTLALLACIYTYDKLEMPRKDIIGITMPGYGTTGRTYNNALHLMKALGITIKEINIKAACEQHFKDIGHDPSVCDITFENAQARERTQILMDVANQENALVIGTGDLSELALGWTTYNGDHMSMYSINSSIPKTLVRYLVRWFSETQVDETTKNVLADILETPVSPELLPADDQGKIAQKTEDIVGPYELHDFFLYNMIRFGFTPRKIFFLAQYAFKGKYDHDIIHQWMKVFYRRFFSQQFKRSCMPDGPKVGSINLSPRGDWRMPSDAEVNLWLKDLETKA; translated from the coding sequence ATGACATATCATGGTTTCGTAAAAGTAGCCGCCGCAGTTCCAACGCTTAAAGTAGCTGACTGCATCCATAATTCTGAAGAAATAAGGAAAATGATCGAAGATGCATCGGATAAAAAGGTGCAGGTCATCTGTTTCCCGGAATTATCCGTTACGGGATATACATGTGGCGATTTATTCCATCAACAGCTTTTAACAAAGCAGGCGGAAAAAGCGGTCCTTTATCTGTTGGAAGCTACACGTCATCTGGATATTATTTTTATTGTTGGAGCCCCGGTACGCTTTTCGGGGAAATTATTCAACGGGGCTGTTGTTTGCCAGGGCGGAAAAATTTTAGGAATCCCGGCAAAAACATATTTACCTAATTACAATGAATTTTACGAGCAAAGATGGTTCTCCTCCGCAAAAAAAATATATCATGAAATAATCACTTTTTGCGGACAACCGGTTCCTTTCGGCCCTCATCTACTTTTCAAACATGATGACATGACTTTCGGGGTCGAGATATGTGAAGACCTTTGGGCTCCGATCCCTCCCAGTTCCGATTTATCCATTGCGGGCGCACATATCATCTTCAACCTGTCGGCAAGTAATGAATTGACCGGTAAGAACGATTACCTGAAAGACCTGATCCGCCAGCAATCGGCCCGTTGTATCGCCGGGTACGTCTATGCGTCAGCGGGTTGGGGAGAATCGACCACCGATCTTGTTTACTCCGGGAACGGGATCGTTTGTGAGAATGGGATCATTATTGCGCAATCCGAACGTTTCTCCTTTTCCGATCAATTAATAATCAGCGAAATAGATATTGACCGTCTGATCTCAGACCGCCAGAAGATCAACTCGTTCTCTCCTGAAGATGCCGATGAGTGCCAAACGATCAGATTCACGTTTCCTGATCCGGGTAATTTCGATCTTTCGCGCACCATCCATCCCCTGCCTTTCGTCCCTGCAGATGATGCATACCATGACCGTTGCAAAGAAATATTTTCCATACAAACAGGCGGGCTGGGGAAAAGATTGATCCATACAAAAATTAAGAAATCGGTCATCGGTATTTCCGGAGGATTAGACTCTACCCTGGCTCTTCTGGCTTGCATCTATACCTATGACAAACTGGAAATGCCCCGGAAAGATATTATTGGTATTACGATGCCCGGATACGGGACCACAGGCCGCACATATAACAATGCGCTCCACCTGATGAAGGCGCTGGGGATCACCATCAAAGAAATAAACATAAAAGCTGCCTGCGAGCAACACTTTAAGGATATAGGACATGATCCCTCCGTTTGTGATATCACTTTTGAAAATGCACAGGCGCGGGAACGGACACAGATATTGATGGATGTGGCCAATCAGGAAAATGCCCTGGTCATAGGTACTGGCGATTTATCCGAACTAGCGCTGGGATGGACCACATACAACGGTGATCATATGTCCATGTACAGTATCAATTCATCCATTCCCAAAACACTGGTCAGGTATTTGGTTCGCTGGTTCTCAGAAACACAGGTAGACGAAACGACTAAAAATGTTTTGGCGGACATTCTTGAAACACCAGTCAGTCCGGAACTATTACCTGCTGACGATCAGGGAAAAATAGCGCAAAAAACGGAAGATATTGTAGGACCTTATGAACTCCATGACTTTTTCCTCTATAATATGATTCGTTTCGGCTTTACCCCGCGAAAAATATTCTTCCTGGCGCAATATGCCTTTAAGGGAAAATATGACCATGACATTATCCACCAGTGGATGAAGGTTTTTTACCGCCGTTTTTTCAGTCAACAATTCAAACGGTCCTGCATGCCGGATGGACCTAAAGTAGGTTCCATCAACTTATCACCTCGGGGTGACTGGCGTATGCCCAGCGATGCTGAAGTGAATCTCTGGCTGAAAGATCTTGAAACAAAAGCATAA
- a CDS encoding oligosaccharide flippase family protein, producing MLKKILSQSALYGLAPNVSKIIGFAILPILTKYLTDVDYGISLTIAAYTGAIAVFSTLGMNIVLTTSFYRYKYQYKWIWRQIYGFLQYWMIIFAILQSILLYFIIPEEAQENRWAIIFLSNFATVFFGATSLVGVMYYRLHQNPVPIAIRSAVSGILTVLANLLFVVYFEMGYMGWYISSFIAGCFINASYWWPINKKYKLSPIFRFKARTIKHALKIALPTIPHYYSSYLLNSSSRMVMDRSGLSMGKIGDFGFASQFGGYFDVFVNAVNMAVNPMTLEQIRNNKEKYAKKLIYAMAVITISATFLFSLWAKEIFFLMVNNAHLQTVYPMAIIFVMAYNYRPMYIASTNMFFYYENTVGLLKISFIAGILAFISYIVVIPIWGIWGAVIINFIFLQYMGYSGFFMKGYRSKTKVKYPFIAFFLITIALTLFVFWAVELAWQIKAGITVVFSLSAFFFLKSLNLNEIDEDRH from the coding sequence GTGCTAAAAAAAATCCTCTCTCAAAGTGCTCTCTACGGATTAGCCCCGAATGTGTCCAAGATAATAGGATTCGCAATACTTCCGATTCTTACAAAATACCTGACTGATGTCGACTATGGTATTTCCTTGACTATTGCCGCGTATACCGGAGCTATTGCCGTATTCAGCACATTGGGGATGAATATTGTATTGACTACCTCCTTTTACCGTTACAAATACCAGTATAAGTGGATCTGGCGCCAGATATACGGATTTCTCCAGTATTGGATGATCATCTTTGCCATTCTGCAAAGTATCCTTTTGTATTTTATTATTCCTGAAGAAGCCCAGGAAAATCGATGGGCTATTATTTTCCTGTCCAATTTTGCGACGGTTTTTTTTGGGGCCACTTCACTGGTCGGTGTTATGTATTACCGGTTACATCAAAATCCGGTTCCAATAGCTATCCGAAGCGCTGTTTCCGGTATTTTAACTGTTCTTGCCAATCTACTGTTTGTCGTTTATTTTGAAATGGGTTATATGGGCTGGTATATCAGCAGTTTCATTGCAGGGTGTTTTATCAATGCTTCCTATTGGTGGCCCATCAATAAAAAATACAAACTCAGTCCCATATTCCGTTTCAAAGCACGTACCATCAAACATGCCTTAAAAATAGCCTTACCTACAATCCCTCATTACTATAGCTCATATCTGCTGAATTCTTCCAGCAGAATGGTGATGGACCGATCCGGCCTGTCTATGGGAAAAATCGGGGACTTCGGCTTTGCATCCCAGTTCGGAGGATATTTTGATGTTTTCGTCAATGCCGTAAATATGGCTGTAAACCCCATGACACTGGAACAGATACGGAACAATAAGGAAAAATATGCAAAAAAACTGATCTATGCCATGGCTGTCATTACGATCAGTGCCACATTCCTGTTTTCTTTATGGGCAAAGGAAATATTTTTCCTGATGGTGAACAATGCACATCTGCAAACGGTATACCCCATGGCCATTATATTTGTCATGGCATACAATTACAGACCCATGTACATCGCATCCACCAATATGTTTTTCTATTATGAAAACACGGTAGGATTGCTTAAGATTTCTTTCATTGCAGGTATTCTCGCTTTTATTAGCTATATTGTAGTAATTCCCATATGGGGGATATGGGGTGCTGTCATTATCAATTTCATATTTCTGCAATACATGGGATACAGTGGATTTTTCATGAAAGGATACCGAAGTAAAACCAAAGTTAAATATCCGTTCATTGCTTTTTTCCTGATCACAATAGCTCTTACATTATTCGTCTTCTGGGCTGTAGAGCTGGCCTGGCAAATTAAAGCAGGCATCACTGTGGTCTTTTCCCTGTCAGCGTTTTTTTTCCTGAAATCATTAAACTTAAACGAAATTGATGAAGATCGACATTGA
- the mtaB gene encoding tRNA (N(6)-L-threonylcarbamoyladenosine(37)-C(2))-methylthiotransferase MtaB, whose amino-acid sequence MTVSFYTLGCKLNFAETSTISRLFADHGYDKIKFGEHADVVVINSCTVTAQADKKCRQAISKAVKTSPGSIVIIIGCFAELKAESIGKIPGVSLVLGNKDKFNIMEHIHRLKNGNTGDMYGCNAKEQFFASYSLFDRTRSFLKVQDGCDYKCTYCTIPKARGNSRNAPVTEIVKQARIVAEKGIKELVLTGVNIGDFGKTTGENFYQLLAALDRIDGLERIRIGSIEPNLVTEDMITLIAQSERIAPHFHIPLQSGCNRILGLMARRYRRELFAEKVSLIHRHMPDAAIGADVIVGFPGESEDDFNETKTFIENLDLSYLHVFVYSERPDTKATDMPDKVNRHEAEQRSRILMDLSQVKREQFYKKYIGQKRNVIFEQKEKSGTMTGFTDNYVKVASPYDHSRIGQCVEVGLTGWNEAGYLTGDIYKIQ is encoded by the coding sequence ATGACCGTTTCTTTTTATACATTAGGATGTAAATTAAATTTTGCGGAAACATCAACCATAAGCCGGTTATTCGCGGATCACGGGTATGATAAAATCAAATTCGGGGAACATGCTGATGTAGTAGTCATTAATTCATGTACCGTAACCGCCCAGGCTGATAAGAAATGCCGGCAGGCGATTAGCAAAGCCGTGAAAACATCTCCCGGCTCAATCGTCATAATCATCGGATGTTTTGCGGAACTGAAAGCCGAAAGTATCGGAAAAATTCCCGGGGTCAGCCTTGTTTTGGGCAACAAGGATAAATTCAACATCATGGAACATATTCACCGGTTAAAGAATGGAAATACCGGAGATATGTACGGATGCAATGCTAAAGAACAATTCTTTGCATCTTATTCGTTGTTTGACAGGACCCGTTCATTTTTAAAAGTCCAGGACGGCTGCGATTACAAATGCACTTATTGTACCATTCCCAAAGCACGTGGAAACAGCCGGAACGCACCGGTTACAGAAATTGTAAAACAGGCAAGGATTGTAGCAGAAAAAGGCATTAAAGAACTGGTTCTCACAGGGGTCAATATCGGTGATTTTGGAAAGACAACCGGAGAAAATTTCTACCAGTTATTGGCCGCATTGGACCGGATAGATGGACTCGAACGTATCAGGATCGGTTCAATAGAACCCAATCTGGTCACAGAGGACATGATCACCCTGATCGCCCAGTCGGAAAGAATAGCTCCTCATTTTCATATTCCTTTACAATCCGGATGTAACCGGATCCTGGGGTTAATGGCACGACGTTACCGCCGGGAGTTATTTGCAGAAAAAGTATCCCTGATACACCGGCACATGCCTGACGCTGCTATTGGAGCCGATGTGATTGTCGGATTTCCGGGAGAATCGGAAGATGATTTCAATGAAACGAAGACATTTATTGAAAACCTGGATTTATCCTATCTGCATGTTTTCGTCTATTCCGAACGTCCGGACACAAAGGCAACGGATATGCCCGATAAGGTAAACCGCCACGAAGCTGAACAAAGAAGCAGGATATTGATGGATTTATCACAGGTTAAACGGGAACAATTCTATAAGAAATATATCGGGCAAAAGCGCAACGTCATCTTTGAACAGAAGGAAAAATCAGGAACTATGACCGGTTTTACCGACAACTATGTAAAAGTCGCCTCTCCTTATGACCATAGCCGGATAGGCCAATGTGTCGAAGTAGGTCTGACTGGTTGGAATGAAGCAGGGTATTTAACAGGAGACATTTATAAAATCCAATAG
- a CDS encoding Mur ligase domain-containing protein has translation MKIHLIAIGGSAMHNLAIALKEKGYEVTGSDDEIFEPSRTRLKNHGLLPDKNGWYPANIHEGLDIVILGMHARADNPELKKAQELGLKIFSYPEYLYEQSKDKCRVVIGGSHGKTTITAMVMHVLRACEIDFDYMVGAQLDGFDTMVRLSENAKIAVFEGDEYLSSPVDPRPKFHLYQPNIALITGIEWDHINVFPTFDNYVEQFSKFIELIKKDGTLIYCEEDEMLEKIVKERKRSIRTIPYHTHPYRIKDGKTYLETNSGLTELLIFGGHNMQNISGALQICLELGVTREQFYRFIRTFKGAAKRLQTLAQNDHTHVFFDFAHSPSKLKATVKAVKQQYPSRRLIACMELHTFSSLSESFMEEYRNSMIEADEAWIYYNPETIKHKKLSLFTEDAVYHSFGTPNIKVFTDSKLLLQQIKKTDWSDKNLLIMTSGNFNGVDFSQLKLSGHQINL, from the coding sequence ATGAAAATACATTTGATCGCTATTGGCGGCAGTGCAATGCACAATCTGGCAATTGCCCTGAAAGAAAAAGGTTATGAAGTAACCGGATCGGATGACGAAATATTTGAACCTTCCCGGACACGCCTGAAAAACCATGGGCTACTCCCGGATAAGAACGGATGGTACCCGGCTAATATTCATGAAGGTCTGGATATTGTAATTTTGGGTATGCATGCAAGAGCAGATAATCCCGAACTAAAAAAAGCACAGGAATTGGGTCTCAAGATCTTCTCTTATCCCGAATACCTATATGAGCAATCTAAGGACAAATGCCGCGTAGTCATCGGAGGAAGCCACGGCAAAACAACCATTACAGCAATGGTAATGCATGTCTTACGAGCTTGCGAAATTGATTTTGATTACATGGTAGGTGCACAACTGGATGGTTTTGATACCATGGTACGGTTGAGTGAAAATGCAAAAATTGCTGTTTTCGAGGGAGATGAATATTTATCTTCACCGGTTGATCCCCGGCCGAAGTTTCACCTTTACCAACCGAATATTGCGCTCATTACCGGCATAGAATGGGATCATATCAATGTTTTTCCGACCTTTGATAATTATGTGGAACAGTTCAGTAAATTCATCGAATTAATCAAAAAGGACGGGACCTTAATTTATTGTGAAGAAGATGAAATGCTCGAAAAAATCGTAAAGGAGAGAAAGCGCTCTATACGTACCATCCCCTATCACACCCATCCTTACCGGATAAAGGATGGAAAAACATATCTGGAAACAAATTCCGGATTAACCGAACTATTGATTTTCGGTGGTCACAATATGCAAAATATCAGCGGGGCCTTGCAGATCTGTCTGGAACTAGGTGTCACAAGAGAACAATTCTACCGGTTTATCCGTACTTTCAAAGGTGCGGCCAAAAGGCTACAAACCCTGGCTCAGAATGACCATACCCATGTTTTCTTCGATTTTGCCCATTCCCCATCCAAACTGAAAGCAACCGTAAAAGCGGTAAAACAACAATATCCGTCAAGACGGTTGATCGCATGTATGGAACTACATACCTTCAGTAGTCTGAGCGAATCTTTTATGGAAGAATACCGCAACTCCATGATTGAAGCGGACGAAGCCTGGATCTATTATAATCCTGAAACCATAAAACATAAAAAACTATCCTTATTTACAGAGGATGCCGTATACCATTCTTTTGGCACTCCCAACATCAAAGTATTCACCGACTCCAAACTGTTGCTACAACAAATAAAAAAAACGGACTGGTCTGACAAGAATCTGTTGATCATGACATCTGGAAACTTCAATGGTGTTGATTTCAGTCAATTAAAACTTTCCGGCCATCAAATCAATCTCTAA
- a CDS encoding transporter, giving the protein MKIFFLFVYIIPLVCGAQPKTTSILEILDVQSGKRKVVKEFPYLIEAPNWTPDGKWLIYNSGGKLYQLSPEANPSDKPELINTDFAGNCNNDHVISSDGKKIAISHGTKEDGKSRIYILPKNGGIPQLVTPMAPSYLHGWSPDQKLLSYCAERNGNFDVYLIPATGGEEIRLTTAEGLDDGPEFSPCGKYIWFNSVRSGLMQIWRMKTDGSEQTQMTSDQERNSWFPHISPDGKQVVFITYYKGDLEPSQHLANKNVELRIIPATGGTPRTLAKLFGGQGTINVNSWSPDSRKIAFVSYRISYETD; this is encoded by the coding sequence ATGAAAATCTTTTTTCTCTTTGTGTATATTATTCCTCTTGTTTGCGGGGCACAACCAAAAACAACAAGTATACTTGAAATTTTAGATGTACAAAGCGGGAAACGAAAAGTGGTAAAAGAGTTTCCCTACCTGATAGAAGCCCCAAACTGGACTCCTGATGGAAAATGGCTTATATACAACAGCGGAGGAAAATTATATCAACTTTCTCCTGAGGCAAATCCTTCGGATAAACCAGAATTGATCAATACCGATTTTGCGGGAAACTGTAATAATGATCATGTGATCTCATCTGATGGTAAAAAGATCGCCATAAGCCATGGGACAAAGGAGGACGGTAAATCACGTATTTATATCTTGCCAAAAAACGGCGGCATCCCACAATTGGTCACACCTATGGCACCCAGTTATCTCCACGGATGGAGTCCGGATCAAAAACTGTTGTCATATTGTGCAGAGCGAAACGGGAATTTTGATGTGTATCTCATTCCGGCAACCGGAGGCGAGGAAATACGTCTCACCACCGCTGAAGGATTAGACGATGGGCCGGAATTTTCTCCATGTGGGAAATATATTTGGTTCAACTCAGTAAGAAGCGGATTAATGCAAATCTGGCGCATGAAAACAGATGGATCGGAACAGACGCAGATGACATCCGATCAGGAACGAAATTCATGGTTCCCACATATTTCACCTGATGGAAAACAGGTGGTTTTTATCACTTATTACAAAGGAGACCTGGAACCATCCCAACACCTTGCCAATAAGAACGTAGAGTTACGCATCATTCCGGCAACCGGAGGAACACCCCGGACTTTAGCCAAACTTTTCGGGGGACAGGGAACCATAAATGTCAACTCATGGTCACCAGACAGCAGAAAAATAGCATTTGTCAGTTATCGGATCAGTTACGAAACAGATTAA